One Bufo gargarizans isolate SCDJY-AF-19 chromosome 3, ASM1485885v1, whole genome shotgun sequence DNA segment encodes these proteins:
- the LOC122931576 gene encoding flocculation protein FLO11-like — MTDDGAEEKESEQEKQKSLHRFQYYTPPEPSTDSSTTPPPEPSTDSSTTPPPEPSTDPSTTPPPEPSTDPSTTPPPEPSTDPSTTPPPEPSTDPSTTPPPEPSTDSSTTPPPEPSTDSSTTPPPEPSTDSSTTPPPEPSTDSSTTPPPEPSTDSSTTPPPEPSTDSSTTPPPEPSTDSSTTPPPEPSTDSSTTPPPEPSTDSSTTPPPEPSTDSSTTPPPEPSTDSSTTPPPEPSTDSSTTPPPEPSTDSSTTPPPEPSTDSSTTPPPEPSTDSSTTPPPEPSTDSSTTPPPEPSTDSSTTPPPEPSTDSSTTPPPGPSTDSSTTPPPEPSTDSSTTPSTGPSTDSSTTPLPEHIKLKISIFSNSVLNSALYVNLLTGGPFYVVIEAEENHELKNILFINSMFENNDSLIEDSQSFKQFLRDECLENNYEPIPNLSSIVKWLKVLETENNSTCEAKAS; from the exons ATTCCAGTACTACACCCCTCCTGAACCAAGTACAGATTCCAGTACTACACCCCCTCCTGAACCAAGTACAGATTCCAGCACTACACCCCCTCCTGAACCAAGTACAGATCCCAGTACTACACCCCCTCCTGAACCAAGTACAGATCCCAGTACTACACCCCCTCCTGAACCAAGTACAGATCCCAGTACTACACCCCCTCCTGAACCAAGTACAGATCCCAGCACTACACCCCCTCCTGAACCAAGTACAGATTCCAGCACTACACCCCCTCCTGAACCAAGTACAGATTCCAGCACTACACCCCCTCCTGAACCAAGTACAGATTCCAGTACTACACCCCCTCCTGAACCAAGTACAGATTCCAGCACTACACCCCCTCCTGAACCAAGTACAGATTCCAGCACTACACCCCCTCCTGAACCAAGTACAGATTCCAGCACTACACCCCCTCCTGAACCAAGTACAGATTCCAGCACTACACCCCCTCCTGAACCAAGTACAGATTCCAGCACTACACCCCCTCCTGAACCAAGTACAGATTCCAGCACTACACCCCCTCCTGAACCAAGTACAGATTCCAGCACTACACCCCCTCCTGAGCCAAGTACAGATTCCAGCACTACACCCCCTCCTGAACCAAGTACAGATTCCAGCACTACACCCCCTCCTGAACCAAGTACAGATTCCAGCACTACACCCCCTCCTGAACCAAGTACAGATTCCAGCACTACACCCCCTCCTGAACCAAGTACAGATTCCAGCACTACACCCCCTCCTGAACCAAGTACAGATTCCAGCACTACACCCCCTCCTGAACCAAGTACAGATTCCAGCACTACGCCCCCTCCTGAACCAAGTACAGATTCCAGTACTACACCCCCTCCTGGACCAAGTACAGATTCCAGTACTACACCCCCTCCTGAACCAAGTACAGATTCCAGTACTACACCCTCTACTGGACCAAGTACAGATTCTAGTACTACACCCCTTCCTGAGCACATAAAACTGAAAATTTCTATTTTTAGTAACTCCGTACTAAACAGTGCCCTATATGTCAACTTGCTTACTGGAGGACCTTTTTATGTAGTGATTGAGGCTGAGGAAAACCATGAacttaaaaatattttgtttATTAATTCCATGTTTGAGAATAATGACTCTCTAATTGAAGATTCACAGTCCTTCAAACAATTTTTAAGAGATGA ATGCCTGGAAAATAATTATGAACCAATTCCCAACCTCTCATCCATAGTCAAGTGGTTGAAGGTTTTAGAAACAGAAAACAACAGCACATGTGAAGCCAAGGCAAGTTAA